Proteins encoded together in one Struthio camelus isolate bStrCam1 chromosome 19, bStrCam1.hap1, whole genome shotgun sequence window:
- the AATK gene encoding serine/threonine-protein kinase LMTK1, producing MGRLAAAAAAAMSAAFLSPSLAFSSHFDPDGTPLSELSWSSSLAVVAVSFSGLFTFIFLMLACLCCKKGDIGFKEFENAEGDDYAGGFSAQGSPAPQHGPEVYVLPLTEVSLPMAKQPGRSVQLLKSADLGRQSLLYLKEIGHGWFGKVFLGEVNSGISSTQVVVKELKASASVQDQMQFLEEAQPYRALQHTNLLQCLAQCAEVTPYLLVMEFCPLGDLKGYLRSCRGADSMTPDPLTLQRMACEVACGVLHLHRNNYVHSDLALRNCLLTADLTVKIGDYGLSHCKYKDDYFVTADQLWVPLRWIAPELIDEVHGNLLIVDQTKSSNVWSLGVTIWELFELGSQPYDHYSDRQVLAYAIKEQQLKLPKPQLKLTLSERWYEVMQFCWLQPEQRPTAEEVHLLLSYLCAKGATEAEEEFEKRWNSMKPNGGSSGAGHPGAELSSFPLLEQFAADGFPADGDDVLTVMETSHGLNFEYKWEHTKTEHFQAPLGGLSPGSAARYHELYYPATSAGRLSLGLSPSCYACERQGSAGPPAPGVVPILGARSPSLGSEYYIRIEGPAEGGAELGYAGSPPWRPASPPGGNLDADAASPAASLDAEPLLGPAPAGRGAWEPAGYGPYACRRPRPRGYELPARDGADRYLLQEEEEEEEEEEEEQLAAQRQDWPVAGGRQDIFADPLGVSPSGKPAGSPRGRGEQSPPGRGGPAGAEPWASNSSCNNNSGDSWCYRHMITFRGLMAKPLGTVPRDPPQLAGSPRGQGGRRALQEQPPGEDGGSRPEPAAVPSAGVSSSSSSSSSPRRSPSPPPPAGQRRDSAALGQAETAAPGGVPGAGAPACPRHTSPAAEVAPPAAATPAAAEPGARPAPEAPAPAAAEDGRCPVADADRPPDKSFSSASFPGADEGSDEDTAELTSGVFTDFSGDYAERADAAPAFKSLQKQVGTPDSLESLDIPSTASSCEAFSPTAFAPSSQPRALDSGYDTENNESPEFVLKEPHEPREPEALGPLGKGPAGSEGAGVAPSAAELHGLAEEDPYRDSAYFSDYDAEAERGPKDGEDSDGSDAPAAEKEGARPRAPDLARAPGAAREPPEAPGGAVPPAGTEAPGAFAEGGGGEHQRGPRPGPDRSPTSPDGDACPALPGVPAGSVPPKTFFLSPVAASPEEVARGDPAASEGVSGLGGDEAGGEQTAPPGPGQPEGGPRRPLPGGCLLPAAREPRAPAPERREEPEEEEEDTEDSDESDEELRCYNIQEQSEESEDEPAAVPIVVAESHSARNLRSLLKMPSLLSASFCEDLERKKKAVSFFDDVTIYLFDQESPTRELGEQSFPDVPEPLGRPPAGGGPGPASPAERLSASDHCSDGNASEESGGFEWDDDFPLMPVKASLMSSLAGTPAEPPPAVASLLPAQKQVLPLQFSRFTVSPAPVSRFSITHVSDSDMDSVGGSSEDGDRE from the exons ACGGCACCCCCCTTAGCGAGCTCTCCTGGTCCTCCTCGCTGGCCGTCGTGGCGGTTTCCTTCTCCGGGCTCTTCACCTTCATCTTCCTCATGTTGGCCTGCCTGTGCTGCAAGAAGGGAGACATCGGCTTCAAG gAGTTTGAAAACGCCGAGGGGGACGACTACGCCGGCGGCTTCTCGGCGCAGGGCTCGCCCGCCCCGCAGCATGGCCCCGAGGTCTACGTGCTGCCCCTCACCGAGGTCTCGCTGCCCATGGCCAAGCAGCCGGGGCGCTCAG TGCAGCTCCTCAAGTCGGCGGACCTGGGGCGGCAGAGCCTGCTGTACCTCAAGGAGATCGGGCACGGCTGGTTCGGGAAG GTGTTCCTGGGCGAGGTGAACTCGGGCATCAGCAGCACCCAGGTGGTGGTGAAGGAGCTGAAGGCGAGCGCCAGCGTGCAGGACCAGATGCAGTTCCTGGAGGAAGCGCAGCCCTACAG GGCTCTCCAGCACACCAACCTGCTGCAGTGCCTGGCCCAGTGCGCCGAGGTCACCCCCTACCTGCTGGTCATGGAGTTCTGCCCGCTG GGCGACCTCAAGGGATACCTGCGGAGCTGCCGGGGGGCCGACTCCATGACGCCGGACCCCCTGACCCTGCAGCGGATGGCCTGCGAGGTGGCCTGCGGCGTCCTGCACCTGCACAGGAACAACTACGTTCACAG TGACCTGGCTCTGCGGAACTGCCTGCTCACCGCCGACCTGACCGTCAAGATCGGGGACTACGGGCTCTCGCACTGCAAGTACAAA GACGACTACTTCGTGACGGCCGACCAGCTGTGGGTGCCGCTGCGCTGGATCGCCCCCGAGCTCATCGACGAGGTCCACGGCAACCTGCTCATCGTCGACCAGACCAAATCCAGCAACGTCTG GTCGCTGGGCGTCACCATCTGGGAGCTGTTCGAGCTGGGCAGCCAGCCCTACGACCACTACTCCGACCGGCAGGTGCTCGCCTACGCCATCAAGGAGCAGCAGCTCAAGTTGCCCAAGCCCCAGCTGAAGCTGACGCTGTCGGAGCGCTG GTACGAGGTGATGCagttctgctggctgcagcccgagCAGCGCCCGACGGCGGAGGAGGTCCACCTGCTGCTCTCCTACCTCTGCGCCAAAGGGGCCACGGAGGCCGAGGAGGAGTTCGAGAAGCGCTGGAACTCCATGAAGCCCAACGGCGGCAGCTCCGGCGCCGGCCACCCCGGCGCCgagctctcctccttcccgctgCTGGAGCAGTTCGCGGCCGACGGCTTCCCGGCGGACGGCGACGACGTCCTCACCGTCATGGAGACCAGCCACGGCCTCAACTTCGAGTACAAGTGGGAGCACACCAAGACCGAGCACTTCCAGGCGCCGCTGGGCGGCctgagccccggcagcgccgcccgctACCACGAGCTCTACTACCCGGCCACCTCGGCGGGGCGCCTCAGCCTCGGCCTCTCGCCCTCCTGCTACGCGTGCGAGCGAcagggcagtgcggggccgccggcgcccggcgtgGTGCCCATCCTGGGCgcccgcagcccctcgctgggCAGCGAGTACTACATCCGCATCGAGGGGCCGGCGGAGGGCGGCGCCGAGCTCGGCTACGCCGGCTCGCCGCCGTGGAGGCCCGCCAGCCCGCCGGGCGGCAACCTCGACGCCGatgccgccagccccgccgcctccctcgaCGCGGAGCCGCTGctgggccccgcgcccgccggccggggcgcctGGGAGCCGGCCGGCTACGGCCCCTACGCttgccgccggccgcggccccgcggctaCGAGCTGCCCGCCCGCGATGGGGCCGACCGCTacctgctgcaggaggaggaggaggaagaggaggaggaggaggaagagcagctggCGGCCCAGCGCCAGGACTGGCCCGTGGCCGGCGGGCGGCAGGACATCTTCGCCGACCCGCTGGGCGTCTCGCCGTCGGGGAAGCCGGCTGGCAGCCCGCGGGGCCGTGGCGAGCAgagccccccgggccggggcgggccggcgggggccgagccCTGGGCCTCCAACAGCTCCTGCAACAACAACAGCGGCGACAGCTGGTGCTACCGGCACATGATCACCTTCCGGGGGCTCATGGCCAAGCCGCTGGGCACGGTGCCGCGCGACCCGCCCCAGCTCGCTGGCTCGCCGCGGGGccagggcggccggcgggcgctgcaggagcagccccccGGCGAGGACGGCGGGTcccggccggagccggcggccgtGCCAAGCGCCggcgtctcctcctcctcctcctcctcctcctcccctcgccgctcgccctccccgccgcccccggccgggcagcgccgcgacTCAGCCGCCCTCGGCCAGGCGGagacggcggcgccggggggcgtCCCCGGAGCGGGGGCCCCGGCATGCCCGCGGCACACCAGCCCCGCGGCCGAGgtggccccgccggctgccgccaccccggccgccgcggagcccggcgcccgccccgcgccggaggcccccgcgccggccgccgccgaggaCGGCCGGTGTCCCGTGGCCGACGCGGACCGGCCGCCGGACAAgagcttctccagcgccagcttCCCCGGCGCGGACGAGGGGAGCGACGAGGACACGGCGGAGCTCACCTCCGGCGTCTTCACCGACTTCTCGGGCGACTACGCGGAGCGGGCGGACGCCGCCCCGGCTTTCAAGTCGCTGCAGAAGCAGGTGGGGACGCCGGACTCGCTGGAGTCCCTGGACATCCCGTCCACCGCCAGCTCCTGCGAGGCCTTCAGCCCCACGGCCTTCGCGCCCTCCAGCCAGCCCAGGGCGCTCGACAGCGGCTACGACACCGAGAACAACGAGTCGCCCGAGTTCGTCCTCAAGGAGCCCCACGAGCCCCGGGAGCCGGAGGCCTTGGGCCCgctggggaaggggccggcggggagcgaGGGGGCCGGTGTGGCACCCTCGGCCGCCGAGCTCCACGGCCTCGCCGAGGAGGACCCCTACCGCGACTCTGCCTACTTCTCCGACTACGACGCCGAGGCCGAGCGGGGCCCCAAGGACGGCGAGGACAGCGACGGCTCCGACGCCCCGGCCGCGGAGAAggagggcgcccggccccgcgccccggacTTGGCACGAGCCCctggggcggcgcgggagccTCCGGAGGCTCCCGGCGGCGCCGTGCCGCCGGCGGGGACGGAAGCACCCGGGGCGTTCGCGGAGGGCGGAggtggggagcaccagcgggggCCGCGACCGGGGCCCGACCGGTCCCCGACGAGCCCCGACGGGGACGCGTGTCCCGCGCTCCCCGGCGTCCCGGCGGGCTCCGTGCCGCCCAAGACCTTCTTCTTGTCGCCGGTGGCCGCCAGCCCCGAGGAGGTGGCCCGGGGGGACCCGGCCGCGTCCGAGGGCGTCTCCGGACTGGGGGGAGACGAGGCTGGGGGCGAACAGActgcgccgcccgggccggggcagccggaGGGGGGTccccgccggccgctgccggggggctgcctgctgccggcCGCCAGGGAGccgcgggcgcccgccccggAGCGGCGAGAGgagcccgaggaggaggaggaggacacggAGGACAGCGACGAGTCGGACGAGGAGCTGCGCTGCTACAACATCCAGGAGCAGAGCGAGGAGAGCGAGGACGAGCCGGCGGCCGTGCCCATCGTGGTGGCCGAGAGCCACAGCGCCAGGAACCTGCGGAGCCTCCTCAAGATGCCCAGCCTGCTCTCGGCCTCCTTCTGCGAGGACCTGGAGCGCAAGAAGAAGGCCGTGTCCTTCTTCGACGATGTCACCATCTACCTCTTCGACCAG GAAAGTCCCACGCGGGAGCTGGGTGAGCAGAGCTTCCCGGACGTCCCCGAGCCTTtggggcggcccccggccggcggcggccctggCCCCGCCAGCCCGGCGGAGCGGCTGAGCGCCTCGGACCACTGCTCGGACGGCAACGCGTCGGAAGAGA GCGGCGGCTTCGAGTGGGACGACGACTTCCCGCTCATGCCGGTGAAGGCGTCCCTGATGTCCTCGCTGGCGGGGACGCCGGCGGAGCCCCCCCCGGCCGTCGCCTCCCTGCTGCCGGCCCAGAAGCAGGTGCTGCCGCTCCAGTTCTCCCGCTTCACCGTCTCGCCGGCCCCCGTGTCCCGCTTCTCCATCACCCACGTCTCCGACTCGGACATGGACTCCGTCGGAG GCAGCAGCGAGGACGGCGACAGGGAGTGA